The following coding sequences are from one Mesorhizobium onobrychidis window:
- the betB gene encoding betaine-aldehyde dehydrogenase: MRAQPKASHYVNGRYIDDEQGAPLPVIYPATGETIAMLRSATPNVLELAIEAARAAQPAWARLKPVERGRILRRAADILSARNADLARIETLDTGKAIQETLVADAPSAADCLEYFGGAVAAYNGESIDLGGPFAYTRREALGVCVGIGAWNYPIQIAGWKSAPALAMGNAMVFKPSENTPLSALALAEIYTEAGLPDGLFNVVQGYGDVGAGLVGHDVVAKVSVTGSVPTGRKVLSLAGSKMKHATMELGGKSPLIVFDDADLENAIGGAMLGNFYATGQICSNGTRVFVQKGIHDRFVERLTERTKKIRIGDPLDQETQMGPLVSKAQHEKVIGYIEAGKQDGAVLACGGNVPSLQGFQGGFFIEPTVFTGVTDTMRIAREEIFGPVMSVLKFDDEDEVIDRANDTEFGLAAGVFTRDLPRAHRVIAALQAGTCWINAYNLTPVEIPFGGFKQSGIGRENSLAALALYSQLKSVYVETGDVASPY; encoded by the coding sequence ATGCGCGCCCAGCCAAAGGCATCGCACTATGTCAACGGACGCTACATCGACGACGAGCAGGGTGCGCCGCTGCCGGTCATCTATCCGGCAACCGGCGAGACCATCGCGATGCTGCGTTCGGCGACGCCGAACGTGCTGGAACTGGCGATCGAAGCAGCGCGTGCAGCACAACCGGCCTGGGCGCGGCTGAAGCCGGTCGAGCGCGGACGCATCCTGCGCCGCGCCGCCGATATCTTGAGCGCGCGCAACGCCGACCTGGCGCGCATCGAGACGCTGGATACCGGTAAGGCGATCCAGGAGACGCTTGTGGCGGATGCGCCATCGGCAGCCGACTGCCTCGAATATTTCGGCGGCGCGGTCGCTGCCTATAATGGCGAGTCCATCGATCTCGGCGGACCCTTCGCCTATACAAGGCGGGAGGCGCTCGGCGTCTGCGTCGGCATCGGCGCGTGGAACTATCCGATCCAGATCGCCGGCTGGAAATCGGCACCCGCACTCGCCATGGGCAACGCCATGGTCTTCAAGCCGTCGGAGAACACGCCGCTGTCGGCGCTGGCGCTCGCCGAAATCTATACCGAAGCCGGCCTGCCCGATGGGCTGTTCAACGTGGTGCAAGGCTATGGCGATGTCGGCGCCGGCCTCGTCGGGCACGATGTCGTCGCCAAAGTCTCGGTGACGGGCTCGGTGCCGACAGGCCGCAAGGTGCTGTCGCTCGCCGGCTCGAAAATGAAGCATGCCACCATGGAACTCGGCGGCAAGTCGCCGCTGATCGTTTTCGACGACGCCGATCTCGAAAACGCCATTGGCGGCGCCATGCTCGGCAATTTCTATGCGACCGGCCAGATCTGCTCCAACGGCACGCGCGTCTTCGTGCAGAAGGGCATCCACGACCGTTTCGTCGAACGCCTGACTGAGCGGACCAAGAAGATCCGGATCGGCGATCCGCTCGACCAGGAAACGCAGATGGGGCCGCTTGTCTCCAAGGCCCAGCACGAAAAGGTAATCGGCTATATCGAGGCCGGCAAGCAGGATGGCGCTGTGCTCGCCTGCGGCGGCAACGTGCCTTCGCTGCAGGGTTTCCAGGGCGGCTTCTTCATCGAGCCGACGGTCTTCACCGGCGTCACCGACACGATGCGCATCGCCCGCGAGGAGATTTTCGGGCCGGTGATGAGCGTGCTGAAATTCGACGATGAGGACGAGGTGATCGACCGCGCCAACGATACCGAATTCGGCCTTGCCGCCGGCGTGTTCACGCGCGACCTGCCGCGCGCCCACCGCGTCATCGCCGCGCTGCAGGCCGGCACCTGCTGGATCAACGCCTACAATCTGACGCCCGTCGAGATCCCCTTCGGCGGCTTCAAGCAGTCGGGAATCGGGCGGGAAAACTCGCTTGCTGCACTGGCGCTCTATTCGCAGTTGAAGTCGGTCTACGTCGAGACCGGCGACGTGGCGAGCCCGTACTGA